One genomic segment of Hymenobacter psoromatis includes these proteins:
- a CDS encoding RagB/SusD family nutrient uptake outer membrane protein, producing the protein MKKILSAAAMLALLQLANSCKINEEFQGVLTPAQVGSGNASSLLDGVYNAMRTPFQGATLVFALSEVTTDERLMPTRAGDWDDNGQWRQLHLHTWDANHAQVRDAYSNLGGVVFAATDMLQTQYGASKEQQAEARFVRAFARYWTLDLYDQVPYRTPGDLVSTSAQVRKGTAELTDIISELTTVMPDLPDASAGAPVSRATKDAARCLLMKCYLNKGVYANRAAPTFDPADMNMVITLADQVINSGHYKFANNYFDNFAPDNTAIGTENIFTELNIGGVSSGAQYDLWRFISHYNMTPTGYNGPCALPSFYNKYEATDLRRSQVYSYKNGPPNPFKHQNVGYLIGQQYSLVSTTDVALTDRLGNPLAFTAAVDLIETGSNLEVTGIRPMKYPPDFTNNSAGTIDNDMVHFRLPDVLLMKAEAIMRGGTGTSAGTYGSTPLTLVNAIRTDPSRAATALASVSLTDIYDERGRDLFLELWRRQDMVRFGTFLGPIEQGPTSSDPKYLIFPIPNQQLAVNANLTQNPGY; encoded by the coding sequence ATGAAAAAGATACTCAGCGCGGCAGCCATGCTAGCCCTGCTTCAGCTGGCAAACAGCTGTAAGATTAACGAGGAATTTCAGGGAGTGCTGACCCCCGCGCAAGTGGGAAGTGGTAACGCGTCCTCGCTGCTCGATGGCGTGTACAACGCCATGCGCACGCCATTTCAGGGAGCTACGCTGGTGTTTGCCCTCTCGGAGGTAACTACCGATGAGCGCCTGATGCCTACCCGCGCCGGCGACTGGGACGACAACGGCCAGTGGCGTCAATTGCACCTGCATACCTGGGATGCCAACCATGCGCAGGTGCGCGATGCCTACTCCAACCTGGGCGGTGTGGTGTTCGCGGCCACCGACATGCTGCAAACTCAGTACGGTGCCAGCAAGGAGCAACAGGCCGAGGCCCGCTTCGTCCGGGCCTTTGCCAGGTACTGGACCCTCGACCTCTACGACCAAGTGCCCTACCGCACACCGGGCGACCTGGTATCGACCAGCGCGCAGGTGCGCAAGGGTACGGCCGAACTCACCGACATTATTTCGGAGCTGACCACGGTGATGCCCGACCTGCCCGACGCTAGCGCTGGCGCGCCCGTGAGCCGGGCCACTAAAGATGCCGCCCGCTGCCTGCTGATGAAGTGTTACCTCAACAAAGGGGTGTATGCCAACCGGGCGGCCCCCACGTTCGACCCGGCCGACATGAACATGGTTATTACCCTGGCCGACCAGGTTATCAACAGTGGGCACTACAAGTTCGCCAATAACTACTTTGACAACTTTGCGCCCGACAACACGGCCATCGGCACCGAGAACATCTTTACGGAGCTAAACATTGGGGGCGTAAGCAGTGGGGCGCAGTACGATTTGTGGCGCTTTATTTCGCACTATAACATGACCCCTACCGGCTATAACGGCCCGTGCGCGTTACCGAGCTTTTATAACAAGTATGAGGCTACGGACCTACGCCGGAGCCAGGTGTACTCGTATAAAAACGGCCCTCCCAACCCATTCAAACATCAGAATGTAGGGTATTTGATAGGCCAGCAGTATAGCTTGGTTTCTACCACAGATGTTGCGCTGACTGACCGCCTGGGCAATCCGCTGGCCTTCACGGCCGCCGTGGACCTCATCGAAACCGGCTCCAACCTGGAGGTAACCGGTATCCGGCCCATGAAATACCCGCCCGACTTTACCAACAATTCGGCCGGTACGATTGACAACGACATGGTGCATTTCCGGCTGCCCGACGTGCTGCTGATGAAGGCCGAAGCCATTATGCGCGGCGGTACCGGCACCTCGGCCGGCACCTACGGCAGCACCCCACTGACCCTGGTCAACGCCATTCGCACGGACCCTTCGCGGGCGGCTACCGCCCTCGCCAGTGTCAGCCTAACCGACATCTACGACGAGCGCGGCCGCGACCTGTTCCTGGAGCTATGGCGGCGGCAGGATATGGTGCGCTTCGGCACGTTCCTAGGTCCCATTGAGCAGGGCCCGACGAGCAGCGACCCGAAATACCTCATCTTCCCCATTCCGAACCAGCAGTTGGCGGTGAATGCGAATCTAACGCAGAACCCCGGCTACTAA
- a CDS encoding 3' terminal RNA ribose 2'-O-methyltransferase Hen1 — protein MLLTITTTYQPATDLGYLLHKNPARLQSVEITGGLAHVFYPEATAQRCTAALLLDLDPVGLVRDRHGDFALAEYVNDRPYVASSFLSVALSKAFGTAMNGTCKDRPALPAQALPLAVTVAVVSAPGPDWPRRLFEPLGYQVETTAYPLDATVPAWGASPYYTLHLRHDGLRLQDLLAHLYVLLPVLDNDKHYYVDQQEADKLLHRGGDWLPRHPERDFITRRYLRYLGSIVNQTLERLLEGVEESSSSVDSASPQVGATANDRAETANSQAPEPDGATRGLAESTLLPKLTLHDQRLQQVAHEIYQLAPKRVLDLGCGEGRLLRLLLRQPKIEFIRGLDVSHQALSRAAQRLRLDEMAPRQRARIELVQGSLLYRDARLAGFDAAALVEVIEHLDENRLASLEAVVFGHARPAHVFVTTPNAEYNQLFALPAGEFRHADHRFEWTRAEFAAWATGVAARHGYQVRLVGMGEAAEGVGAPSQLAVFGLLVD, from the coding sequence ATGCTGCTAACCATTACCACCACCTACCAGCCGGCCACCGACCTGGGCTACCTGCTGCATAAAAACCCCGCCCGCCTGCAAAGCGTGGAGATTACCGGCGGCCTGGCCCACGTTTTCTACCCCGAAGCCACGGCCCAGCGCTGCACCGCCGCCCTGCTGCTCGACCTCGACCCGGTGGGCCTGGTACGCGACCGCCACGGCGATTTCGCCCTAGCCGAGTACGTGAACGACCGGCCCTACGTGGCCTCGTCGTTTTTGAGCGTGGCCCTGAGCAAAGCCTTCGGCACGGCCATGAACGGCACCTGCAAGGACCGGCCTGCGCTGCCCGCGCAGGCCCTACCCCTGGCCGTGACGGTGGCCGTGGTGTCAGCCCCCGGCCCCGACTGGCCGCGCCGGCTGTTTGAGCCGCTGGGCTACCAGGTCGAAACCACCGCCTACCCCCTCGACGCCACCGTGCCGGCCTGGGGCGCGAGCCCCTACTACACCCTGCACCTGCGCCACGACGGCCTGCGTCTGCAAGACCTGCTGGCCCACCTCTACGTGCTGCTGCCGGTGCTCGACAACGACAAGCACTACTACGTGGACCAGCAGGAGGCCGACAAGCTGCTGCACCGCGGCGGCGACTGGCTGCCCCGCCACCCCGAGCGCGACTTCATCACCCGCCGCTACCTGCGCTACCTGGGCAGCATCGTGAACCAGACGCTGGAGCGGCTGCTGGAAGGGGTGGAGGAATCGTCAAGTAGCGTGGACTCTGCGAGTCCGCAAGTGGGGGCAACGGCAAACGACCGCGCAGAAACTGCAAATTCGCAAGCGCCGGAACCGGACGGTGCGACGCGCGGACTCGCAGAGTCCACGCTACTGCCCAAACTCACCCTGCACGACCAGCGCCTCCAGCAAGTAGCCCACGAAATCTACCAGCTCGCCCCCAAGCGGGTGCTGGACCTGGGCTGCGGTGAGGGCCGGCTGCTGCGCCTGCTGCTGCGGCAGCCCAAAATTGAGTTTATCCGGGGCCTGGATGTGTCGCACCAGGCGCTGAGCCGGGCGGCGCAGCGCCTGCGCCTAGACGAGATGGCCCCGCGCCAGCGCGCCCGCATCGAGCTGGTGCAGGGCTCGCTGCTGTACCGCGACGCGCGCCTGGCCGGCTTCGACGCGGCGGCGCTGGTGGAAGTCATCGAGCACCTGGACGAAAACCGCCTGGCCTCGCTCGAAGCCGTGGTGTTTGGCCACGCCCGGCCGGCGCACGTCTTCGTCACGACCCCCAACGCCGAGTACAACCAGCTGTTTGCGCTGCCGGCCGGCGAGTTTCGCCACGCCGACCACCGCTTCGAGTGGACCCGCGCCGAGTTTGCGGCCTGGGCCACCGGCGTGGCCGCGCGCCACGGCTACCAGGTGCGCCTGGTCGGCATGGGCGAAGCGGCGGAGGGGGTAGGCGCGCCGTCGCAGTTGGCGGTGTTTGGGTTACTCGTAGATTAG
- a CDS encoding glycoside hydrolase family 65 protein, producing the protein MPPFPTLKLKFLLPALALALAGPPAAQQAQAQTQTPDPWRITADKIDPAHYYGETVANGVLGIVSSAVPFQVKDVVLAGTYDQYGRGRVSNFLHTFNLLNMYLEVDGRRLGAADATNFRQELDMRGASLTTTFDYGDRATIQYTYYALRQLPFTALLDVRITAKKDLSLTAASVMEAPDALRDVQNYYNEIDRPHVTLSLLTSTAKSPTGKLTLCASNSFLFEEPHGQEPRIIHEMWDSNMHLMKFSKTLKAGQTYGYAVAGTAISSAHHADPLNEAERLTIFARLEGRQRLLDFHQKAWQDLWKSDIEITGDAQAQQDVHSMLYHLYSFSRAGTDYSPSPMGLSGLGYNGHVFWDTDLWMFPALLVLHPDIAKSMVEYRFRRLEPARRNAFAHGYKGAMYPWESADSGVEETPVWALSGPFEHHISADVALAAWQYYSVTQDKAWLRSTGWPIISATADFWASRVERNGPGHYDIKNVVASDEWAENVDNDAFTNAAAQQNLRAAVAAAKLLGLPPDPDWTLVAQNIPILKMADGTTQEHASYHGEGIKQGDVNLLAYPLGVITAPAQIKKDLVYYQSRVPDEGTPAMTQAIFALLYARLGDAGQARHFFRDAYQPNLLPPFRVIAETKGGTNPYFATGAGGVLQAVLMGFGGLNITPAGIGQVKSVLPTGWQSLHITGVGPGRKTYSVGK; encoded by the coding sequence ATGCCGCCCTTTCCAACCCTAAAATTAAAGTTCCTGCTGCCCGCGCTGGCGCTGGCGCTAGCCGGCCCGCCCGCGGCGCAACAAGCGCAGGCCCAGACGCAAACGCCCGACCCCTGGCGCATAACGGCCGATAAAATTGACCCGGCGCACTACTACGGCGAGACGGTGGCCAACGGGGTGCTGGGCATCGTGTCGTCGGCGGTGCCGTTTCAGGTGAAGGACGTAGTGCTGGCCGGCACCTATGACCAGTACGGGCGGGGTAGGGTCAGCAATTTTCTCCACACGTTTAACCTGCTCAATATGTACCTGGAAGTGGACGGCCGCCGCCTGGGCGCGGCCGATGCCACCAACTTCCGGCAGGAGCTGGACATGCGCGGCGCCTCGCTGACAACCACCTTCGACTACGGCGACCGGGCCACTATTCAGTACACCTACTACGCCCTGCGCCAGCTGCCGTTTACGGCGCTGCTCGACGTGCGCATTACCGCCAAAAAGGACCTGAGCCTGACCGCCGCCAGCGTGATGGAAGCGCCCGACGCGCTGCGCGACGTGCAGAATTACTACAACGAAATCGACCGGCCGCACGTGACATTGAGCCTGCTGACCTCGACGGCCAAGAGCCCGACCGGCAAGCTGACGCTGTGCGCCAGCAACAGCTTTTTGTTTGAGGAGCCGCACGGGCAGGAGCCGCGCATTATCCACGAAATGTGGGACAGCAACATGCACCTGATGAAGTTCAGCAAGACGCTGAAGGCCGGGCAGACCTACGGCTACGCGGTGGCGGGCACGGCCATCAGCTCGGCCCACCACGCCGACCCGCTGAACGAGGCCGAGCGGCTCACCATTTTTGCCCGCCTCGAAGGCCGGCAGCGGCTGCTCGATTTTCACCAGAAAGCCTGGCAGGACCTGTGGAAAAGCGATATTGAAATAACCGGCGACGCGCAGGCGCAGCAGGACGTGCATTCGATGCTCTACCACCTGTATAGCTTCTCGCGGGCGGGCACCGATTATTCACCCTCGCCGATGGGCCTCTCGGGCCTGGGCTACAACGGGCACGTGTTCTGGGACACGGATTTGTGGATGTTCCCGGCGCTGCTGGTGCTGCACCCGGACATTGCGAAATCTATGGTAGAGTACCGCTTCCGGCGCTTGGAGCCGGCCCGGCGCAATGCCTTCGCCCACGGCTACAAAGGCGCGATGTACCCCTGGGAAAGCGCCGATTCGGGGGTAGAGGAAACGCCGGTCTGGGCGCTGAGCGGGCCGTTTGAACACCACATTTCGGCCGATGTGGCGCTGGCCGCCTGGCAGTATTATTCCGTAACGCAGGATAAAGCTTGGCTGCGCTCAACCGGCTGGCCGATTATCTCGGCCACCGCCGACTTCTGGGCTAGCCGGGTGGAGCGCAACGGCCCCGGCCACTACGACATCAAGAACGTGGTGGCCTCGGATGAGTGGGCCGAAAACGTGGACAATGATGCCTTCACTAACGCCGCCGCCCAGCAAAACCTGCGCGCCGCCGTGGCCGCCGCCAAGCTGCTGGGCCTACCCCCCGACCCCGACTGGACGCTGGTGGCGCAGAATATTCCCATCCTAAAAATGGCGGACGGCACCACGCAGGAGCACGCCAGCTACCACGGCGAGGGCATCAAGCAGGGCGACGTGAACCTGCTGGCCTACCCCCTGGGCGTGATTACGGCCCCCGCCCAGATTAAAAAAGACCTGGTGTACTACCAGAGCCGGGTACCCGACGAAGGCACGCCGGCCATGACGCAGGCCATTTTCGCGCTGCTCTACGCCCGGCTCGGCGACGCGGGTCAGGCCCGGCATTTTTTCCGGGATGCCTACCAGCCCAATCTCCTACCCCCCTTCCGCGTCATTGCCGAAACCAAGGGCGGCACCAACCCCTACTTCGCCACCGGCGCGGGCGGCGTGCTGCAAGCCGTGCTCATGGGTTTCGGCGGGCTAAATATCACGCCGGCTGGCATTGGGCAAGTAAAAAGCGTGCTGCCCACCGGCTGGCAGTCGCTGCATATTACGGGGGTAGGGCCGGGTCGCAAAACATATTCAGTGGGGAAATGA
- a CDS encoding SusC/RagA family TonB-linked outer membrane protein, which yields MRNTCYSTPHVYEQPAARSALSGKLLLLTLFLPLAGYAQTAREVSGKVTDGIGTGLPGVTVLVTGTSIGASTGADGGFSLQVPATATSLTVSFIGYTKQTVNITGKSTVNVALKDDAQALGDVVVVGYGTVRKQDLTGAVSALGPKDFNKGTFTSPDQLLQGRASGVQITQNSGQPGGAATINIRGNSAVSGTGQPLYVVDGVPLDGRSAQPGLTTSALGDAPASNPLNFLNPADIESIDVLKDASATAIYGSRAAYGVVIITTKKGKAGEAQLSIGASGGFSHILRRIDVLNASQYRDALTYYGAPATNDKGMNNDPLGAILRTAPIQNYNAALSGGTENARYRFSAGYLNQQGIVKKTGFEKYNANFSANMKFLDSKRLGVDVNVIATQTNSQLAPISNNAGFQGSLIGQALQWNPTDSLYAANGQPVSRFGSTNINPVAEQQYFNDNARVTTILASFSPYYKITDWLTFRSLVAATYNTGLRRTSIDQRLNLPGYQQLGYAAIGTNELLTEQLTHTLSADKKLTNDLNLNAVLGYEYQRFTNSGSNLSGLGPVNTTTGAPIGFGTYGLDYTNYLQYSNPSGRIISSFVDPVTELQSFFGRAILNYKQRYLFTATLRADGSTKFGDNNKYGYFPSAAAAWDISQESFFKSETVNLLKARISYGRTGNQEFPAGSSRSQFALQANNGGITQITNYNPNLKWQSDTQYDAGMDVAFFNNRLTLTADYFYKRTTDLLYPNIPGYPAAPGGSSVIWQNLPGGVITNKGLELLVGVTAVDNSDFGLNFNANATFVHNNVSGLNQNLIIQTGTLNGQGLSGVLSETIQNGQPINGFRLPVYNGINPATGLYNEFGPAQYAGNPNPTTLVGLTTSIRYKKLSLSANINGVFGNKIYNNTFNSVLNVSQIRAGKNISLADFQSGVKESLSNAVTPSTRYLESGNYAKLRNVTLSYALGDIAGVFKGASVYAIGQNLALITKYKGFDAEVNTNKANGVVPSAGIDYTGYPSARTFTFGVNFSL from the coding sequence ATGCGTAACACCTGTTACTCAACGCCTCACGTCTACGAGCAGCCGGCAGCCCGGTCGGCTCTCAGTGGCAAGCTGCTGTTACTGACCCTCTTTTTACCACTCGCGGGCTACGCCCAAACCGCGCGCGAAGTATCGGGCAAAGTGACGGATGGCATCGGAACTGGCCTACCGGGCGTAACGGTGCTCGTGACGGGCACCTCCATTGGGGCCAGCACTGGGGCCGACGGCGGCTTCTCGCTGCAAGTGCCTGCTACGGCTACCTCGCTCACGGTTTCGTTCATTGGCTACACCAAGCAGACGGTGAACATCACGGGCAAATCGACGGTGAACGTCGCGCTCAAGGACGATGCCCAGGCTCTGGGCGACGTAGTAGTAGTAGGCTACGGCACGGTACGCAAACAGGACCTTACCGGGGCCGTGAGCGCGCTCGGACCCAAAGACTTCAACAAGGGCACCTTCACCTCGCCCGACCAGCTGCTTCAAGGCCGAGCTTCGGGGGTGCAGATAACCCAGAACAGCGGGCAGCCCGGCGGGGCAGCCACTATTAACATTCGGGGCAACTCGGCCGTGAGTGGCACCGGCCAGCCCCTATACGTGGTGGATGGCGTGCCGCTCGATGGGCGCTCGGCCCAGCCGGGCCTGACCACGTCGGCCCTCGGCGACGCGCCGGCCAGCAATCCGCTCAACTTTCTGAATCCGGCTGATATTGAGAGTATTGACGTACTCAAGGATGCTTCGGCAACAGCCATTTACGGCTCGCGGGCGGCCTATGGGGTCGTTATCATCACCACTAAGAAGGGCAAGGCCGGGGAGGCCCAACTAAGCATCGGCGCGTCGGGTGGCTTCTCGCACATTCTACGCCGCATTGATGTGCTCAATGCCAGCCAGTACCGGGATGCGCTGACGTATTACGGCGCGCCCGCTACCAACGATAAGGGAATGAACAATGACCCCCTGGGGGCTATTCTGCGCACCGCGCCGATTCAGAACTACAACGCCGCGCTGAGCGGGGGCACCGAAAACGCCCGCTATCGATTCTCGGCGGGCTACCTCAACCAACAGGGCATTGTGAAAAAAACCGGCTTTGAAAAATACAATGCTAATTTCTCGGCTAACATGAAGTTTCTGGACAGCAAGCGCCTAGGCGTCGATGTCAACGTTATCGCCACGCAGACCAACTCGCAGCTCGCCCCCATCAGCAACAACGCTGGCTTTCAGGGTAGCCTCATTGGGCAAGCCTTGCAGTGGAATCCCACCGATTCGCTCTATGCAGCTAACGGCCAGCCTGTTTCACGCTTTGGTAGCACGAACATTAACCCGGTGGCGGAACAGCAGTATTTCAACGATAACGCGCGGGTAACCACCATTCTGGCCTCGTTTTCGCCCTACTACAAGATTACCGACTGGTTGACTTTCCGGTCGCTGGTGGCCGCGACTTATAACACGGGCCTCCGGCGCACCTCCATTGACCAGCGTCTCAATCTGCCGGGCTACCAGCAACTGGGCTACGCCGCCATCGGTACGAATGAACTGCTGACCGAGCAGTTGACCCACACGTTGAGCGCGGACAAGAAGCTCACCAACGACCTAAACCTGAACGCAGTACTGGGCTACGAGTACCAGCGATTTACAAACTCAGGGTCGAACCTGAGCGGCCTGGGGCCGGTGAACACCACTACGGGCGCGCCTATTGGCTTCGGCACTTATGGGCTGGACTACACCAACTACCTTCAGTATTCTAACCCTTCGGGCCGCATCATCTCCTCGTTCGTGGACCCGGTAACCGAGCTGCAATCGTTTTTTGGCCGAGCCATCCTGAATTACAAGCAGCGCTACCTGTTCACGGCTACCCTACGGGCCGACGGCAGCACTAAGTTCGGCGACAATAACAAGTACGGCTACTTCCCCTCGGCCGCGGCGGCCTGGGACATCAGCCAGGAGAGCTTTTTTAAGTCTGAGACCGTGAACCTGCTGAAAGCCCGCATTAGTTACGGGCGCACCGGCAACCAGGAATTTCCGGCCGGCTCGTCCCGCAGCCAGTTTGCTTTGCAAGCCAATAACGGCGGCATTACCCAGATTACCAACTACAACCCGAACCTAAAGTGGCAGTCGGATACGCAGTACGATGCTGGTATGGACGTAGCATTTTTCAACAACCGTCTGACTCTGACCGCCGACTATTTCTATAAGCGCACCACCGACCTGCTCTATCCTAACATTCCGGGCTATCCGGCCGCGCCGGGCGGCAGCAGCGTTATCTGGCAGAATCTGCCTGGTGGGGTTATCACCAATAAGGGACTGGAACTACTGGTCGGCGTAACAGCGGTGGACAACAGCGATTTCGGCTTGAATTTTAATGCTAACGCTACGTTCGTTCATAATAATGTATCGGGCCTGAATCAAAATCTAATTATTCAGACTGGTACGCTCAACGGCCAGGGTCTGTCGGGAGTGCTGTCCGAAACTATTCAGAACGGCCAGCCCATCAATGGGTTTAGGCTGCCGGTTTATAACGGCATTAATCCCGCTACCGGCCTCTACAACGAGTTTGGGCCGGCCCAGTACGCGGGCAACCCCAACCCCACCACGCTCGTGGGCCTGACCACGAGCATCCGATATAAGAAGCTCTCGCTGTCGGCCAATATAAACGGCGTATTCGGCAACAAGATTTACAACAATACCTTCAATAGCGTCCTCAACGTGAGCCAGATACGGGCGGGTAAGAACATCTCCCTAGCCGACTTTCAATCAGGCGTGAAAGAGTCGCTTTCCAACGCCGTGACGCCCTCGACGCGCTACCTGGAGAGCGGCAACTACGCCAAGCTGCGCAACGTGACGCTTTCCTACGCGCTGGGCGACATTGCCGGCGTGTTTAAAGGCGCAAGCGTGTACGCCATCGGTCAGAACCTGGCTCTCATCACGAAGTACAAGGGCTTCGACGCCGAAGTGAATACGAACAAGGCTAACGGCGTGGTGCCTTCGGCGGGCATTGACTACACCGGCTACCCCTCGGCCCGGACCTTTACGTTCGGGGTCAACTTCTCTCTTTAA
- a CDS encoding glycoside hydrolase family 13 protein: MNYLSTVLAAASLAGLLAACSQPATTETATMAAPNAAAAPVTAALAQKPIWWKEAVVYQIYPRSYKDSNGDGVGDLRGIISKLDYIKSLGVNVIWLNPIYGSPNDDNGYDISDYRAIMKDFGTMADFDELLKGMHQRGLKVVLDLVVNHSSDEHEWFKQSKSGRDNPYRDYYHWWPAERGVPNKRQSFFDVKGDAWAYDAATKAYYLHYFSRKQPDLNWENPKVRQEIYSMMRFWFDKGIDGFRMDVIPFIAKDTTFPVIPAKYHGDFGRYYANGPHLHDYLQEMHREVLGKYDVLSVAEGAGVTSDQALEFVDPARKELNMLYHFEGMGVGNVPGLKYRMRKPEGYSLLEFKQVYSKWDKIFAEKGWGTIYLGNHDQPRMVTRWGDDRPEFRPASSKLLTTFLLTMRGTPYYYGGDELGMTNIKFNKITDYKDIEVRNMYAQLKAEGGDLAQFVEAQKISGRDNGRTPFQWDASANAGFTTGTPWLQLNPNYAQVNAAAEEKDPNSILQYFRQATAMRRQHKVLVYGQYQLLDAANPHIYAYTRTQGAEKVLVVLNFSSEKRDWALPTGLTLGGKPWLNNYPTFTPAATLALLPWQAVVVPLK, translated from the coding sequence ATGAATTACTTATCTACCGTATTAGCCGCTGCTTCCTTAGCCGGCCTGCTGGCCGCCTGTAGCCAACCCGCTACTACGGAAACCGCCACTATGGCCGCCCCCAACGCGGCCGCGGCCCCCGTTACCGCCGCGCTGGCCCAAAAGCCTATTTGGTGGAAGGAAGCCGTGGTGTACCAGATATACCCGCGCAGCTACAAGGACAGCAACGGCGACGGGGTAGGTGACCTGCGCGGCATCATCTCCAAGCTCGACTACATCAAGAGCCTGGGGGTGAACGTGATTTGGCTGAACCCGATTTATGGCTCGCCCAACGACGATAATGGCTACGATATCTCCGACTACCGCGCCATTATGAAGGACTTTGGTACGATGGCCGACTTTGACGAGCTGCTGAAGGGAATGCACCAGCGCGGGCTGAAGGTGGTGCTAGACCTGGTGGTGAACCACAGCAGCGACGAGCATGAGTGGTTCAAGCAGTCGAAAAGCGGGCGCGATAATCCCTACCGCGACTACTACCACTGGTGGCCCGCCGAGCGGGGCGTGCCCAACAAGCGCCAGAGCTTTTTCGACGTGAAGGGCGACGCCTGGGCCTACGACGCGGCCACCAAGGCGTACTACCTGCACTACTTCTCGCGCAAGCAACCCGACCTGAACTGGGAAAACCCTAAGGTGCGCCAGGAAATTTACAGCATGATGCGCTTTTGGTTTGATAAGGGCATCGACGGCTTTCGGATGGACGTGATTCCGTTCATCGCCAAGGACACTACGTTTCCGGTTATCCCGGCCAAGTACCACGGCGATTTTGGCCGCTACTACGCCAACGGCCCCCACCTGCACGACTACCTGCAGGAAATGCACCGCGAGGTGCTGGGCAAGTACGATGTGCTGAGCGTGGCCGAAGGCGCGGGCGTGACCAGCGACCAGGCCCTGGAATTTGTGGACCCCGCCCGGAAGGAGCTGAATATGCTCTACCACTTCGAGGGCATGGGCGTGGGCAACGTGCCCGGCCTCAAGTACCGGATGCGCAAGCCCGAAGGCTATAGTCTGCTGGAATTCAAGCAGGTGTACTCGAAGTGGGACAAGATATTCGCCGAGAAAGGCTGGGGCACCATCTACCTCGGCAACCACGACCAGCCCCGGATGGTGACGCGCTGGGGCGACGACCGGCCCGAATTTCGGCCAGCCTCCTCGAAGCTGCTCACCACGTTTTTGCTCACCATGCGCGGCACGCCCTACTACTACGGCGGCGACGAGCTGGGCATGACCAACATCAAATTCAACAAGATTACCGATTATAAAGACATCGAAGTGCGCAACATGTACGCGCAGCTGAAGGCGGAGGGCGGCGACCTGGCGCAGTTCGTGGAGGCCCAGAAAATCTCGGGCCGCGACAACGGCCGCACTCCCTTTCAGTGGGATGCCTCGGCCAATGCGGGCTTCACCACCGGCACGCCCTGGCTTCAACTCAACCCCAACTACGCGCAGGTGAATGCCGCGGCCGAGGAGAAAGACCCGAATTCCATCCTCCAGTATTTCCGCCAGGCCACGGCCATGCGCCGGCAGCACAAGGTGCTGGTGTACGGGCAGTACCAGCTGCTCGACGCGGCCAACCCCCATATTTACGCTTACACCCGCACCCAGGGCGCGGAAAAAGTCCTGGTAGTGCTCAACTTTTCGTCCGAAAAACGTGACTGGGCGCTGCCCACCGGCCTCACGCTGGGCGGCAAGCCTTGGCTCAACAACTACCCCACCTTTACTCCCGCCGCCACGCTGGCCCTGCTGCCCTGGCAGGCCGTAGTGGTGCCGCTGAAGTAA